A stretch of DNA from Actinomycetota bacterium:
GACGAGCCCGACAACGTCGTGCGACTCCCCGGCTCGAGCGGCGACGAGGAGCCGCTCGACGCCGAGATGAGCTACGAGGAGGCGTTGGCGGCCGACGCCGATGCGGACATCGACGACGAGGGCGCACCTTCGCCGGGGCCAGGTTCGCAGGTCGCCGCGCTGTTCGAGCAAGGCATGAAGGTCGGCGCGGGGCTGTTCGCCGCCGGCGCGACCGCCCTCGCGGACGCGCTGCGGTCCACGATGCCCCAGCCCGACGAGGAGACAGCCGGCCCGAAGGACCCCGCCGCAACGCTCGCCGGCGCCGGGCTCGGCGCGGCCGTCACGGCGGCCGAGGCCGCTGCCGGCGCGGCCCGGCAGGTGGCCGACACGATCGGGCCGGCGATCACGTGGCTCATCGAGCCTCGCTTCGCGAAGGACGCCGGCGAGATGGCCGCGGGGGCCGCGAGGGTGCTCGACGGGCAATGGAAGGCCTCCCAGGCGGAGATGGTGGAGCTCGCGACGTCGTTCCTCGGCTCCCTGGTGCCCGAGATCGCCCAGGGACTCGCCGATCAGGTCGATCTCACGGCGCTCGTCCGTGAGCGCGTCGACGTCAACGCGATCGTCGAGGACGTCGACATCGACCGCATCCTCGATCGCGTGGACATCGACGCGGTGATCGACCGGGTGGATATCGACGAGATCGTCGCCCGCGTCGACATGGAACGCCTCGCCCGGTCGTTCCCCGTCGAGACCATCGTGGACCGGGTCGACGCCGATCGCGTGATCGCGCGGACCGACCTGGTGGCGATCATCGATCGCCTCGACCTGGGCGCGATCGCCGAGGAGGTCATCGACGAGATCGACCTGCCGAGGCTGGTCAGGGAGTCGTCGGGCATGATGGCGAACGAGACCGTGCAAACGGTGCGCGTACAGGGCATGAACGCCGACCGCGTGGTCTCGCGCGTCGTCGACAGGGTGCTCAGGCGCGAGGCCCGCGAGCTCCTCCCGCGCGGACCCTCCGAGACGACCGGGGGCGACGCGCAGTGAGCGGCGCGACGGCCGCGAGCGCGCGGGCGTTCCCGGCGGGGGCCGCCGAGCGACAGGGCCTGCGCGCAGGCGTCGTCTCGCGCACCGGGGCGATGGTGATCGACATCGCGTATGTCGCGGCGCTGGTCGCCGCCGGCTACCTTGCATACGCGGGGTTCCGGTTCCTCCGCCACCCGGCCCGGTTCACGGTCCCGCAGCTCACGATGGCCGAGGCGGCACTGTACGGGTACGTCGTGGCCGTGCTGATCCTCACGATCTCGTGGGCAGGCACCGGACGGAGCGCAGGGGCGCGGGTGTTGGGGCTGCGGCTGATCGGCCCGGCGGGGACCCGCGTCGGGGTCGCCCGAGCGTTCTTGCGGGCGGTCACGTGCGTGACGTTCCCGCTCGGGTTGTTCTGGAGCGCCGTGAGCAAGCGCAACGCCTCGGTGCACGACGTGATCTTCGGCACCAGCGTGATCTACGACTGGACCGACCACGTGCCGGAGGCCCGCAGCGACGACGGCGGGGCCGGCTGAGCGTCAGCCGACACGCTCGGGACGCGTGTACACGTTGCACCGTCCGTCCCGCACGAAACCCACGATCGTCATGCCGAACCGCTCTCCCGCCTCCACCGCGAGCGACGAAGGGGCGCTGACGGCGCTCACGATCGGGACTCCGGCCATCGCGGCCTTCTGCACGATCTCGAAGCTCGCGCGGCCGCTCACCTGCAGCACATGGTCGCCGAGCGGCAATCGTCCGACGAGCACGTGCTCGCCGATCACCTTGTCGACCGCGTTGTGCCGTCCGACGTCCTCGCGGAGGGTGAGCAGCTCGCCATCGGGCGTGAACAGGCCGGCGGCGTGCAGGCCCCCCGTCCGATCGAACACGCGTTGATTCGAGCGCAGCCGGTCGGGCAGCGTGGCCAGCACATCGGCCGGCACCACCGGCCCGTCGGCCACCGGGGCACAACGGACCTCGACATCGTCGAGCGCGGTCTTTCCGCAGATGCCGCACGACGACGTGGCGAAGAAGTTGCGGCGCAACAGGTCGTGGTCGAACACCCGGTCGAGCGTGACCGTCACGACGTTGTATCGCTGTTCCTCCCCGATGAGATCGTCGCAGTAGGCGACGCGTGTCACCTGCCCCGGCGCGATCAGCCCCTCCGTGAACAAGAACCCGACCGCCAGTTCGTAGTCGGCCCCGGGGGTCCGCATCGTGACCGCCACGGGCTCCGCCTGCTGTCCCGGCCCCTGCACGCGGATCTCCATCGGCTCCTCGGTCGCGAGCGAGTCGGGTCGCTCGCTGCGGACGCCGTCGTTGACCGCCGTGACCCGCACGGGCGTGACGGTGCGTCGGAGGGGCTCCGTCGTCGTCATCACCCCAGTATCGGCCTGGTCGCGGCGAGGGTCATCCCCCCGCGCCTAGCTCGCGCAGCAGGAGCGTCTGGGCGAGGACCATGCGCTCGATCTCCGAGGGGTCGACGCTCTCGTCGGACGCGTGGATGCGGGAGCGCGCCATGTCCTCGGCGCCCCACAGGATGAACTCCGCCTTGGGGCTCACAGCTCGCAGCGAGTCGAGCAGCGGGATGGACCCACCTGACCCAGCTTCGACCGGCGGCCGCCCGAACGCCTCCTCCAGCGCGGTCCGCGCCGCGGCGAACGCCGGTCCGTCGGATCGGCACCGGAACGGCGGAGCCACCTTCACGCGCTCGACCTCGACGGTCGCGCCCCACGGGGCGTGCGCGTGCAGGTGACGTGCGAGGGCGTCCAGTTCAGCGCCGGGATCGGCCCCGGGCACGATGCGCATCGACAGCTTGGCTCGCGCGTTCGGCAGCAGCACGTTGGACGATCCTTCGACCGTCGGCGTGTCGATCCCGATCGCGCTGACGCTCGGGGACGACCAGAGTCGGGCGCCGATCGGGCCGGTGCCGATCACGGCCGTGCCGTCCAGCAGATCCGCCGTCGCTCGGAAGTCCGATTCCGTGACGTCGCCGCTCGGAGCGTCGGCTCGGGTGACGCCCTCGACGACCACCCCGCCCGCATCGTCGTGCAGGGTGGCCAGCAGCCGGGCGAGCGCCATCATCGCGTCGGGGGCTGGTCCCCCGAACACCCCCGAGTGCAGTGGGTGCTCGAGGGTCGAGACCGTGACGACGCATGACACCTCGCCCCGGAGCGTCGTCGTGAGCGTGGGCACACCGGCCTCCAGGTTGCCCATGTCGGCGACCACGAACACGTCCGCACCGAACAGGTCCGAGTGCGCACGCACGAAGTCCTCGAGGTTCGAGGTGGTCTCCTCCATCCCCTCGACGACGAGGCGTACCCTGCACGGAGGCCGTCCGCCGAAGGCTCGCGCGGTCGCGAGGTGGATCGCGATCCCGCTCTTGTCGTCGGCGGCTCCCCTCCCGGCGAGACGGCCGTCGTCGCGCACCACAGGCGTCCAGGGGTCGGAGGTCCATCCTTGTTCCGGCGGCGCCGGCTGGACGTCGTAGTGGGCGTAAAGCACCACCGTGGGTGAGCCCTCGGGCCCGGCGATCTCGCCGACGACCGGCGGGTATCCCCAGGGAACGGGCTTCAACGCCGCGTCGGCGAACCCCGCATCGCGAGCCAGCTCAGCGGTTCGCTCGGCCGCCTCGAGGACGGGTTCCTCGGGGTACCCGGGGAACGCGATGGACGGGACACGGACGAGCGATCCGAGCTCTTCGAGGAGATCCGGCATCAGCCGGGCGATCGTGCGACGGAGCGACTCGGTGTCCATGCGCTGCTTCCCTTTCGGGCACTGGTCGGGCACTGCAGCCGTCATGGAACCACGCGTCGGCCCCGCTCGCGACCTCCCTCGCGACCTTCGGTGACCGGCGGTCGCGGTGCGCGCAACCTCGGTTTGGACCAGCGCGACCGGGGGTCGTATCGTCCGGGAGCCGTTCGTCGTCAGAGGAAGGGACCCGCCGTCACCATGAAGTCCGGACTCGAGATCGCCCAGGAAGCAGCGCTCCGCCCGATCGCCGACGTCGCAGCCGCCGCGGGTATCGAGCCCGACGAGCTCGAGCAGTTCGGGCGCTTCCGGGCCAAGATCGATCTCGCGATCCTCGACCGCCTCGCCGACCACCCCGACGGCAAGCTGATCATCACCACCGCGATCACCCCCACGAAGGCCGGCGAGGGCAAGACGACGACGAGCGTCTCCCTCACCCAGGGGCTCGGCAAGATCGGCAAGGACGTGATGCTCTGCCTGCGGGAACCGAGCATGGGCCCGGTCTTCGGCATCAAGGGCGGTGGGAACGGCGGTGGCTACGCCCAGGTCGTGCCGATGGAAGACATCAACCTGCACTTCAACGGCGACTTCCACGCCGTCCAGGCCGCCCACAACCTGCTGGCTGCCGCGCTCGACGCGAGCGTGTATCACGGCAACGAGCTCGGCATCGACCCCGCGACGATCACGTGGCCTCGCACGCTCGACGTGAACGACCGGGAGCTTCGATACACGGTGGTCGGTCTCGGGGGGAAGGCGCACGGATACCCCCGCGAGAACTCCTTCGTGATCGTCGCCGCCTCCGAGATCATGGCCGTGTTCGCGCTCGCCTCCGACGTGGCGGACCTCCGGCGCCGACTCGGCAACATCGTGGTGGCGTCGACCCATGAGGGGAAGCCGGTCACCGCCGAGGACCTGAGGGTCGCGGGCGCGCTGACCGTGATCATGAAGGACGCGCTCAAGCCCAACCTCGTGCAGACGCTCGAGGGGCAGCCGGTGATGATCCACGCTGGGCCTTTCGGGAATATCGCCCACGCGAACAACTCGATCATCGCGGACCGCGTCGCCCTCAAGCTCGCCGACTACGTCGTCACCGAGGGCGGCTTCGCGAGCGATCTCGGGTTCCAGAAGTTCTGTGACATCGTCTGCCGCTTCGGCGGGTTCTCTCCGAGTGCGGCTGTGCTCGTGACCACGGTGCGGGCCACCAAGTCCCACGGCGGGAAGCCGTTCGGCGACCTCGGTATCGAGGATCTCGACGCCCTGCGGCGCGGCATCGAGAACCTGCGGGCGCACATCGAGATCGTCCGCCAGTACGGCCTGCCGTGCGTGGTGTCGATCAACAACTTCCCGACGGACACTGAGGCGGAGATCGAGCTCATCGGCCGGCTCGCGGTCGAGGCCGGCGCAGAGACCGTCGTGGTGAACCGGGCGTTCGCCCAGGGCGGCGACGGCGCGGTGGAGCTCGCGCAGGCCGTCGTCGACGCCTGCGAGCGGCCGAACACGTTCGACTTCCTCACCCCGTCGGGCGCCGGCCTGAGGGAACAGATCGAGGCGATCGCGACGAAGCTCTACGGCGCCGACGGCGTCGACTACCTGCCGCAGGCCGAGAAGGACATCGCTCGCATGGACGACCTCGGCTTCGGGCAGGTGCCCGTCTGCATGGCCAAGACCCACCTCTCACTTAGTCACGATCCGCTGATGCTCAATCGGCCGTCAAGGTTCCGGCTGCCCGTGCGTGGGGTGGTGCCGAGCGGCGGTGCCGGGTTCGTGGTCGCGCTCTGCGGCGACATGCAGCGCATGCCCGGGTACGGGCGGACGCCGGCCTTCCACAACGTCGACGTCGACGAGCGGGGCCGCACCGTCGGCCTGTTCTGAGACCCTCGACGACCCACACACGATCGACGTCGTCCACGGTGACCGCACACGCTGCAAGGTGTGAAAGCAGCCGATGCCCTTCACCACGGCAGGGTCTCCGTTGGCGCGAGGAGCGTGGCACATCACGCCTCGGGTGGCATCACGCAGAACTCGTTGCCCTCGGGGTCGAGCATCACGGCCCAGACGTTGCCCTCCTCCTCGGCCCAGTTGCGCAACGTCGCGCCGAGTCCCTCGAGGCGGATCACCTCGTCGTCGACGCTCTCGTCGGCGACGAGGTCGACGTGCACGCGGTTCTTGCCTGCCTTGGGCTCCGGCACCTCGGTGAAGAACAGCACCGGCAACCCGGGCGGTTCGTCCTCGGGAGGCTCGACCATGACGCTCGGGTCGTCCTCGAGATCGTCGATGCCCCTGGCCGCGAGACGCTCGACCTCGCCGGCGTCGTAGGGGGCCACCCGCCATCCGAGCGCGCCGGCCCAGAACCGCGCCAGCGGCGCGGCGTCCTCGCAGTCGAAGACGATGGCGTCGATCCGCACGGGTGGAGCCTACGCGGGGTCCGGCCGAGAGGCCAGGACCGCGCAGCCGGTCCGGGGGCCACACCGATTGCTAGGCGACGAGCCGCAGCCCGAACGCCTCGCGGCACTGCTCGAGCAGGGTCTCGGCGCGTTCGCGTATCGCTGCGACCTCCTCGAGCAGCGCCTCGCGGCGGGCCACGTCCCTCAGGGCCGACGCGTTGATCTCGACGTTGGCGCGGGCGGCGACCACCGACGCGAGCAGCATGCCCGCCGCCGACATGCCGTCGCTCGCCGCGTTCGGGTTGCCCATCGCGGTGGAGTCCTCGGCGAGTTCCATCAGATCGACCGCGCGGCGTGCGATCTCGAGCGGCACCGCCGCGGCATGCTCCAGCCCGCGCTGGATCGCCTCGGCGCGTGACGCCTTCTCGACGTCGGTCTCCTTCGGCATCCGGAACGCCGACATCACAGCCCCGAACGAGGCCGCGTCGCGGTCCGCCAGCGCGATGAACTCCGCCCGCGCCGCGTCGGCTCGATCGACGAGCGCCCGCATCCGTTCCTGGAGGTCCTCGAAGCCCTGCTTGCCGAGCGTGAGCCTGCCGACCATCGCGATCAGCGCCGCGCCGGTCGCGCCCGCGATCGCCGCGGCAGCGCCTCCACCCGGGGTCGGGTCCTTCGAGGCCATCGCCTCGAGGAAGCGCTCGACCGTCATGTCGCCGAACCCTGCATCGCTCATCGTTCACTCCTCACTCGTCCACGAGGCGCTCCAGCACCTGGCGGTCGGGGTCGAATCCGGACAGTTCGAGGTACGCGACATCGTCGTCGGCGAGCGCCGAGGCCGGCGCCAGCCCCACGATCTCGGAATCGGTCACGGTCATCCCGTACTCGGCGGCGAGCCTCGCGACACCGTCGAACGCCGCGCGCAGGCCCGTCACCTCGTGGTCGACCAGGTTCATCGAGACCGTCACCACGCCGCCGCGTTCCGGCACCGTGAACCCGATCGCCCGCACGGCCGGCAGGCCGCCACTGGACTCGCGGAGCCTCCTGGCGATCTCCTTCGCGGCGGGCTCATCGGTGCCGTCGAGGTAGACGTTGAAGGCCACGAGGGGCTTGCGGGCACCGACGGCCGTCGCGCCCGCGGGCCCGAGCTCGTGCGGCCCGAGATCAGGCAAACGCTCGCCACGGGCGACGGCCTCCCGTAGGCCCTCGTACTCGCCGCGGCGCACGTCGGCGAGCGACGCCCGCTCGGGAACGAGCGCCGCGCGATCGTAGAGGTAGACGGGCAGGTCGAGGTGCTCGGCCAACTCACGACCGAACGCGCGGGCCAACGTGACGCAGTCCTCGATCGACACGCCTCGCACGGGCATGAACGGGATCACGTCGGCGGCCCCCATGCGCGGGTGGCCGCCCCGGTGCTCGCGCATGTCGATCAGATCGACCGCCGCGGCGGCCCCGGCCATGGCGCTGGCGCGGACCGTATCGGCGTCGCCGAGCACCGTGGTGTCGAGGCGGTTGTGATCCGGGTCGGCATCGGCGTAAACGACACGGGCGCCGGGCACATGCAGCGCCTGCACGATCGCGTCGATCACGTCGGTGCGTCGGCCCTCGCTGAAGTTCGGGACCACCCCGAAGAGCTCGTCACCCTGCACGGGCCCAGCATAGGTCTGGCCGGGCGGGGCCCGCCCCACAGGGATCCCACCGTCCCCCGTCGCCTACGCCCGCGGGCGCTCCTTGTTCGGGTCGAGGAGGGACAGGACCTCGACGGTCGCCGGTGTCGTGCCGCCTTCGACCGCGACCTCGACCTTCTCGCCGTCGTTGGCGACGTCCGCGTCGAGCATCGCGAGGCCGATCGTGCCGAGCCGCGGCGAGGACGCCGGGGATGTCACGACGCCGACCTCGCGCCCGTCCTTCGTCACGGCAGCACCGTAGTCGGGAGCGAGGTCCCCCTCGATCTTCAGGGTCTTGAAGCGCTTGGGTGGGTTCGCCCCACGCTCGGCGAGCGCCGCCGCGCCCACGCACTCGGTGTCGGTCTTGATGAAGCGGTCCATCGACAGGTCCCACGGCGAGATCTCGCTGGGGTTGTAGTCGACGGCGACGATGATCAGCCCGATCTCGGTGCGGGCGAGATCGATCGCCGTGAGCCCGAACGGAGTCGCGCCCGCGTCGATCAGCGCGTCCCATACCCGCCGGGCGTCGCCCGGGGCGACGACGACCTCGTACCCCTTCTCACCGCTGAACCCCGTGCGCAGCACCCACGCCTCGGCCCCCGCGACGGTCGTGGCCTCGGGCCAGAAGCGGAAGTACCGCAGCTCGCCGAGATCGCGGTCGGTCAACGGCTGCAGGGTCTCCTGCGAG
This window harbors:
- a CDS encoding RDD family protein; translated protein: MSGATAASARAFPAGAAERQGLRAGVVSRTGAMVIDIAYVAALVAAGYLAYAGFRFLRHPARFTVPQLTMAEAALYGYVVAVLILTISWAGTGRSAGARVLGLRLIGPAGTRVGVARAFLRAVTCVTFPLGLFWSAVSKRNASVHDVIFGTSVIYDWTDHVPEARSDDGGAG
- the fdhD gene encoding formate dehydrogenase accessory sulfurtransferase FdhD yields the protein MTTTEPLRRTVTPVRVTAVNDGVRSERPDSLATEEPMEIRVQGPGQQAEPVAVTMRTPGADYELAVGFLFTEGLIAPGQVTRVAYCDDLIGEEQRYNVVTVTLDRVFDHDLLRRNFFATSSCGICGKTALDDVEVRCAPVADGPVVPADVLATLPDRLRSNQRVFDRTGGLHAAGLFTPDGELLTLREDVGRHNAVDKVIGEHVLVGRLPLGDHVLQVSGRASFEIVQKAAMAGVPIVSAVSAPSSLAVEAGERFGMTIVGFVRDGRCNVYTRPERVG
- a CDS encoding VOC family protein; translation: MRIDAIVFDCEDAAPLARFWAGALGWRVAPYDAGEVERLAARGIDDLEDDPSVMVEPPEDEPPGLPVLFFTEVPEPKAGKNRVHVDLVADESVDDEVIRLEGLGATLRNWAEEEGNVWAVMLDPEGNEFCVMPPEA
- a CDS encoding formate--tetrahydrofolate ligase — its product is MKSGLEIAQEAALRPIADVAAAAGIEPDELEQFGRFRAKIDLAILDRLADHPDGKLIITTAITPTKAGEGKTTTSVSLTQGLGKIGKDVMLCLREPSMGPVFGIKGGGNGGGYAQVVPMEDINLHFNGDFHAVQAAHNLLAAALDASVYHGNELGIDPATITWPRTLDVNDRELRYTVVGLGGKAHGYPRENSFVIVAASEIMAVFALASDVADLRRRLGNIVVASTHEGKPVTAEDLRVAGALTVIMKDALKPNLVQTLEGQPVMIHAGPFGNIAHANNSIIADRVALKLADYVVTEGGFASDLGFQKFCDIVCRFGGFSPSAAVLVTTVRATKSHGGKPFGDLGIEDLDALRRGIENLRAHIEIVRQYGLPCVVSINNFPTDTEAEIELIGRLAVEAGAETVVVNRAFAQGGDGAVELAQAVVDACERPNTFDFLTPSGAGLREQIEAIATKLYGADGVDYLPQAEKDIARMDDLGFGQVPVCMAKTHLSLSHDPLMLNRPSRFRLPVRGVVPSGGAGFVVALCGDMQRMPGYGRTPAFHNVDVDERGRTVGLF
- a CDS encoding cyclodeaminase/cyclohydrolase family protein produces the protein MSDAGFGDMTVERFLEAMASKDPTPGGGAAAAIAGATGAALIAMVGRLTLGKQGFEDLQERMRALVDRADAARAEFIALADRDAASFGAVMSAFRMPKETDVEKASRAEAIQRGLEHAAAVPLEIARRAVDLMELAEDSTAMGNPNAASDGMSAAGMLLASVVAARANVEINASALRDVARREALLEEVAAIRERAETLLEQCREAFGLRLVA
- a CDS encoding aminomethyltransferase family protein; amino-acid sequence: MTEDKRSPLHDWHVEHGADVVWEDGYPWAMHEGGDPMDEYEAVRTATGIWDLYSTCKYEVRGPDARRLIQRRFTNALDGMQSGSVRYGAFVNADGLMIDDGNVYEFADDHFLVMINTAGIDDWFRETADGLDATIEHKTDDYAMIAVQGPTSQETLQPLTDRDLGELRYFRFWPEATTVAGAEAWVLRTGFSGEKGYEVVVAPGDARRVWDALIDAGATPFGLTAIDLARTEIGLIIVAVDYNPSEISPWDLSMDRFIKTDTECVGAAALAERGANPPKRFKTLKIEGDLAPDYGAAVTKDGREVGVVTSPASSPRLGTIGLAMLDADVANDGEKVEVAVEGGTTPATVEVLSLLDPNKERPRA
- a CDS encoding M20/M25/M40 family metallo-hydrolase, whose product is MTAAVPDQCPKGKQRMDTESLRRTIARLMPDLLEELGSLVRVPSIAFPGYPEEPVLEAAERTAELARDAGFADAALKPVPWGYPPVVGEIAGPEGSPTVVLYAHYDVQPAPPEQGWTSDPWTPVVRDDGRLAGRGAADDKSGIAIHLATARAFGGRPPCRVRLVVEGMEETTSNLEDFVRAHSDLFGADVFVVADMGNLEAGVPTLTTTLRGEVSCVVTVSTLEHPLHSGVFGGPAPDAMMALARLLATLHDDAGGVVVEGVTRADAPSGDVTESDFRATADLLDGTAVIGTGPIGARLWSSPSVSAIGIDTPTVEGSSNVLLPNARAKLSMRIVPGADPGAELDALARHLHAHAPWGATVEVERVKVAPPFRCRSDGPAFAAARTALEEAFGRPPVEAGSGGSIPLLDSLRAVSPKAEFILWGAEDMARSRIHASDESVDPSEIERMVLAQTLLLRELGAGG
- the ftcD gene encoding glutamate formimidoyltransferase encodes the protein MQGDELFGVVPNFSEGRRTDVIDAIVQALHVPGARVVYADADPDHNRLDTTVLGDADTVRASAMAGAAAAVDLIDMREHRGGHPRMGAADVIPFMPVRGVSIEDCVTLARAFGRELAEHLDLPVYLYDRAALVPERASLADVRRGEYEGLREAVARGERLPDLGPHELGPAGATAVGARKPLVAFNVYLDGTDEPAAKEIARRLRESSGGLPAVRAIGFTVPERGGVVTVSMNLVDHEVTGLRAAFDGVARLAAEYGMTVTDSEIVGLAPASALADDDVAYLELSGFDPDRQVLERLVDE